The following proteins come from a genomic window of Rutidosis leptorrhynchoides isolate AG116_Rl617_1_P2 chromosome 10, CSIRO_AGI_Rlap_v1, whole genome shotgun sequence:
- the LOC139871483 gene encoding uncharacterized protein has translation MVRHFLRITENHLVAEIHMKTACVCNDLGVIGSIVAICSFKFSVAHYIRLNCQIGKVRCQGRGSTFFPAAQLHCSFISVIFGILVRLFADDPRFTKGKEPDKTATQGVSGSFPWSVLSFALMWLEFASFSHKKTDSLISLLIVGNSFGCLFGGRVGDILSQQFSNSGRIILAQISSASAIPFGTLLLQALKDDPSTTFAHAVVLSVMGYFISWNGPATNKYIS, from the exons ATGGTACGTCATTTTCTTCGAATCACCGAAAATCATCTGGTGGCTGAAATACACATGAAGACGGCGTGTGTTTGCAACGATTTAGG GGTTATCGGTTCGATTGTTGCTATATGTAGCTTTAAGTTTAGCGTAGCTCACTATATCAGGCTAAATTGCCAAATTGGTAaa GTTAGATGTCAGGGAAGGGGATCGACTTTTTTTCCTGCTGCCCAGTTACACTGTAGCTTCATTAGTGTAATTTTCGGGATCTTGGTGCGATTATTTGCTGATGACCCACGTTTCACAAAAGGTAAAGAACCCGATAAGACt GCAACTCAAGGTGTCTCGGGTTCATTTCCATGGTCAGTGTTATCGTTTGCACTTATGTGGTTGGAATTCGCGAGCTTTTCGCATAAGAAAACTGATTCTTTGATTAGTTTACTTATAGTCGGTAATTCTTTTGGTTGTTTGTTTGGTGGTCGGGTCGGTGACATTTTGTCGCAGCAGTTTTCGAATTCAGGTAGGATTATTTTAGCCCAAATTAGCTCGGCGTCAGCAATTCCTTTCGGCACGTTGCTTTTGCAGGCGTTGAAGGATGATCCATCAACTACGTTTGCTCATGCAGTCGTGTTGAGCGTCATGGGCTATTTCATTTCATGGAACGGGCCAGCCACAAACAAGTACATTTCCTAA